Proteins from one Bactrocera neohumeralis isolate Rockhampton chromosome 3, APGP_CSIRO_Bneo_wtdbg2-racon-allhic-juicebox.fasta_v2, whole genome shotgun sequence genomic window:
- the LOC126754252 gene encoding uncharacterized protein LOC126754252 isoform X4, with amino-acid sequence MELPSMVQRSGDTLIVRSVVSGNQLYLDQGAASTNNLNNNKHSSPSPSQQQQQQSINAANLSNSTLEQFERYRAAAAQYHLQQQQHHNAAQQQQNAAAASAVAQQQAMELKDEGLPQCKIKRNYSCSYCTYFTQNPRYHLTHLRDVHGEKIVINKCKLCLYASRHFQKLVRHMKMVHGCTDGVTGGHGQPRGKRGMSREARKRKLEQSVGLGSAPLEMNSGGSNMGMTEGMPTYEQVKRELELQRESLMAVVYERELQAQRERELEVRQQAQNAYEQEMQAANAAAATETQRRQSPINAINNNSNNANVITNGSSNSVINSQKEFQLPPAHQQSLNINTHSIELSSSPTDSVSSGQGTDAATSAALHSSGVSLSYVGDEPSQNRLLKCSLCDFTTLFRAQLLDHEMDEHCKTKFFRCEKCSYVTHIKARFSKHVKYHSMPMIKCVTCDFRTPYKWNLDRHMKNHGGAGPFKCAACDFTADIKQSLTVHEMNHHVPPVGHAAGMSLARRRNKVGGTDLCDDFLSDSVDLIEDHYNNNNLDEYDEALMTAEPYSKRSKYDDDEPTDLSAKGGSSDTSSVHNQSVSLAQTPKAKRPIPNLIPIPKNSGSNIMNLSKEFATPRSSLTDIASIFLNDKHISEILEKTDAAQLSPTPTVASTSSHASRSLLLKKSTPGGSFFDKLKSSALTGPNENLICPCGHMAKCLSESIIHRKSCNFAAIAEDDIEEEQDDADDRLEIDFADDDDRQSHSALNLSVTGSTRCQHCRHRCKSSADLLNHLKQCTEASRCGNDSFDSLSGESNGGRVGCADSNTEQHPMENRVFIWNKIPGGEPRQREGSQCSDSRGQANNTMESSGSSGHGASSATCEENSYYGVETAPGYGEVTKKMTPEEEAANSSLKKVYKCPHCSFWASTASRFHVHIVGHLNKKPFECSLCSYRSNWRWDITKHIRLKTIRDPSHKNARVLMNDETGRRNYTKYNKYITLMKVTEEDGDPKLMKSGEMTPNQVASLSFINDFNKGVVPNALTSTHLNGIKEDITLEPIPSKSSNGGSGNNSGDQLNESFIRIPFLATMMNAAMAQQQHQQQKDSDQGQATMITPSVTISAVKRSPPPLMKPSDDLVTDVRQEGNEKKTFYRCRKCSFRHTNRDAVLAHVKIHYQDANYPIVTATATTSPKSANSQQQHNTPLQVAVNPNIYMNKVLAAMCLSQQPNSSTPTNNNNNDQQHSIISAGLLQQAIQGASPNSPLGCLALTLAGKSPAKATASILEHGEQKATQNERHCRLKHAGDIRIETLDRSVNSNERNAPPVYRPLGNGATNESNYGQTLKALQQQQQQHLQQQHQQQQSPHLNNMSVPPGNSVLMSNNKNEQHLLHSPLAGTAAANAATTPQELQQAAAAYIAATYKAAAAAANSAGNGSAAAAVAAAAALGLSSEDLLLHQQLQQNDQIEITRLPPGVGNSAAGQSSQSSQAQQPQQQQQQQLNSKCKQQKCPMCPYISESKSQMNYHISLHKPTQYECSLCTFVCAKKQHLSSHMRTVHQQHNLGASNQMSNSISAAINSMDFSMALQLAAVAQAQQDPSSLNSPLAIDLTALKQKISAVQQQQQQQRQSQQAAALNTQQQQHLHINAQSAAENQIKCILYCPKCPARYMQKYTDTSNAKAELEDHLKYHSGSDTMTRMGNSKQTAAPAFKCEFCDYAAAHEAYIQKHRYVHTQNYQEKYAELYKQVHEDAEYAPPKLMQITLAKSLQQAPETIWIVDNDLNEQCKEHQQQHASISSSSVAPATMSTLAATTMTATAHFDTANSLLKKQLESGMGGSSGGGGSTALRHTPSPTHTPKELNTADADDSSNMPSTSASVATSDLAVDGGSDFTSSIASPAPMEKCLYCPYETKHTTLYKAHLQHHICISNQKEAFTCEHCDYTDAKQEHIEEHTRVHFNAVEKLKSVAFFTSYDNLELSVEQEGGADESATAATTSTEQELESQNERQAETSKATSSSCEAQDNLQNENVADVSAMLLLNIKQEHNNNNEEHVINENVLKEQQLSAASAPKGGSSSTSGIKIKLDSDDKAMEKTTTTVAENMKKPCNKIILYKNDGCLSIKREGACNSSNNNNNASANCENISDRLRRRISRNNSNNANHLNGNTNNNNNNNISDEQTVAAAGCGSGAQPPSHKTILVNAKTGQVISRN; translated from the exons ATGGAACTGCCCTCGATGGTGCAACGCTCCGGCGACACGCTTATAGTGCGTAGTGTCGTCAGTGGCAATCAATTGTACTTGGATCAGGGTGCCGCTTCCACAAATAatctaaacaacaacaaacacagtaGTCCTTCGCCATcccagcaacaacagcaacagtcgATAAACGCTGCGAACTTATCAAATAGCACGTTGGAACAATTCGAACGTTATCGGGCTGCAGCGGCGCAATATCatctacaacagcaacaacaccataATGccgcacaacagcaacaaaatgctGCGGCTGCTTCGGCGGTAGCACAACAACAGGCGATGGAACTAAAGGATGAGGGGCTTCCACAATGTAAAATCAAGCGAAATTACAGCTGTAGTTACTGCACATATTTCACACAGAATCCGCGTTATCATCTAACCCATCTGCGCGATGTACATGGTGAAAAGATTGTCATCAATAAGTGCAAATTGTGTTTGTACGCGTCGCGACATTTCCAAAAGTTGGTGCGACACATGAAAATGGTGCACGGCTGCACCGATGGTGTGACCGGTGGTCATGGACAGCCGCGTGGCAAACGTGGTATGAGTCGGGAGGCACGCAAACGAAAACTAGAGCAAAGTGTTGGTCTGGGAAGTGCGCCTTTGGAAATGAACAGCGGCGGTAGTAATATGGGAATGACGGAAGGCATGCCAACTTATGAGCAG GTGAAACGCGAACTGGAACTGCAACGCGAATCTCTCATGGCCGTTGTCTATGAACGGGAATTGCAAGCACAGCGTGAACGTGAGCTTGAAGTCCGTCAACAAGCACAAAACGCCTACGAACAAGAAATGCAGGCAGCAAACGCTGCTGCAGCTACGGAAACACAACGCCGTCAATCGccaataaatgcaataaacaataatagcaacaatgcCAATGTCATTACAAATGGCAGTAGCAATAGCGTCATTAATAGCCAAAAGGAATTTCAATTGCCACCCGCGCATCAGCAGTCGCTTAATATCAACACCCACAGCATCGAGTTGTCTTCATCACCCACCGATTCGGTTTCATCGGGACAAGGTACTGATGCTGCTACCTCTGCAGCATTGCATTCCAGTGGCGTTTCATTGTCATATGTGGGCGATGAACCCTCACAGAATAGGCTCTTGAAGTGCAGCCTCTGCGATTTCACAACCTTATTCCGCGCTCAATTGTTAGACCATGAAATGGATGAGCATTGTAAAACGAAATTCTTCCGCTGTGAGAAGTGTTCGTATGTAACACATATAAAGGCTCGCTTTAGCAAACATGTTAAATATCACTCAATGCCTATGATTAAGTGCGTCACTTGCGATTTTCGCACACCCTACAAATGGAATCTCGATCGACATATGAAAAATCATGGTGGTGCTGGTCCATTCAAGTGTGCCGCCTGTGATTTCACAGCCGACATCAAGCAATCGCTGACTGTGCACGAAATGAACCATCATGTGCCACCAGTGGGACATGCAGCGGGCATGTCATTGGCGCGTCGACGCAACAAAGTCGGTGGTACGGACTTATGCGATGACTTCCTTAGCGATTCTGTAGATTTAATAGAAGAtcattacaataataataatctcgACGAGTACGATGAAGCTTTAATGACCGCAGAACCATATAGTAAACGTAGTAAATACGATGACGACGAACCCACCGACTTGTCGGCGAAAGGCGGCTCCTCCGACACGTCTTCCGTGCATAATCAAAGTGTAAGTTTAGCACAAACGCCAAAAGCAAAGCGACCAATACCGAATCTCATTCCGATACCGAAAAATAGCGGATCTAa CATTATGAACCTTTCAAAAGAGTTTGCCACACCGCGCAGCTCTCTTACCGATATTGCTTCCATTTTCCTCAATGACAAACATATTTCCGAAATACTTGAGAAAACGGATGCCGCCCAATTGTCACCTACCCCCACGGTCGCGTCCACTTCAAGCCACGCCTCACGCAGTTTATTGCTGAAGAAGTCCACACCTGGTGGCAGCTTTTTCGACAAACTAAAGTCCTCTGCCCTGACAGGACCCAATGAAAATCTGATCTGCCCTTGCGGTCATATGGCAAAATGCTTATCTGAATCGATAATACATCGTAAAAGTTGCAATTTCGCCGCAATCGCCGAAGATGACATCGAAGAGGAGCAAGATGATGCTGATGATCGtttggaaattgattttgccgatgACGATGATCGGCAGTCACATTCGGCACTGAATTTGAGTGTCACCGGTTCAACACGATGTCAGCATTGTCGCCACCGTTGCAAATCGTCGGCCGATCTATTGAATCATCTCAAACAATGCACAGAAGCGAGTCGTTGTGGTAATGATTCATTTGATTCACTCTCTGGTGAGAGCAATGGTGGGCGTGTTGGTTGCGCTGATTCCAATACTGAACAACATCCTATGGAGAATCGTGTatttatttggaataaaattccGGGCGGTGAGCCGCGACAACGTGAAGGCAGCCAGTGCTCAGATAGCCGCGGACAAGCCAACAACACGATGGAGTCTTCGGGCAGCAGTGGACATGGCGCCAGTAGTGCCACATGTGAGGAGAATAGCTATTATGGTGTTGAAACGGCACCAGGTTATGGCGAG GTAACGAAAAAGATGACACCCGAAGAGGAAGCAGCTAATTCTTCATTGAAAAAGGTATACAAATGTCCACACTGTTCCTTTTGGGCTTCCACAGCTTCCCGCTTTCACGTACACATCGTGGGTCATTTGAATAAGAAACCGTTTGAATGCTCGCTCTGCTCGTACCGTTCCAATTGGCGTTGGGATATAACAAAGCACATACGCCTAAAGACCATACGCGATCCGAGTCACAAGAATGCACGTGTCTTGATGAATGATGAGACCGGTCGTCGCAACTATaccaaatacaataaatatataacctTGATGAAAGTAACCGAAGAAGATGGTGAtccaaaattaatgaaatcgggCGAGATGACACCCAATCAGGTCGCTTCGCTTTCCTTCATCAATGATTTTAACAAAGGTGTGGTGCCGAATGCATTGACATCCACACATTTGAATGGCATAAAGGAGGACATAACCCTCGAACCAATACCATCCAAATCAAGCAATGGCGGTAGTGGCAATAATAGTGGTGATCAATTAAACGAGAGTTTCATACGTATACCTTTCCTTGCTACGATGATGAATGCTGCTATGGCGCAACAACAGCATCAACAGCAAAAGGATTCGGATCAAGGTCAAGCAACCATGATTACGCCTTCAGTTACGATTTCGGCGGTGAAACGTTCGCCACCGCCGCTCATGAAGCCAAGTGATGATCTCGTCACGGACGTACGACAGGAGGGGAATGAAAAGAAAACTTTCTATCGTTGCCGTAAATGCAGTTTTCG GCATACCAATCGCGATGCGGTACTCGCCCACGTCAAAATACACTATCAGGATGCCAATTACCCGATtgtaacagcaacagcaacaacttcgCCGAAATCTGCGAattcgcaacaacaacacaacacacCACTTCAAGTGGCTGTGaatccaaatatttatatgaacaaagtTCTCGCCGCAATGTGCCTTTCCCAGCAACCTAATTCGAGTAcaccaaccaacaacaacaataatgatcAACAGCATTCCATAATATCTGCCGGCCTACTACAACAAGCTATACAGGGTGCCTCACCCAATTCACCACTCGGCTGTTTAGCGCTAACACTCGCCGGCAAGAGTCCAGCAAAAGCAACTGCTTCTATTTTAGAGCACGGTGAGCAGAAAGCGACACAAAACGAG CGGCATTGTCGCTTGAAACACGCTGGCGACATACGCATCGAAACCCTTGATCGCAGCGTCAACAGCAACGAACGCAATGCGCCGCCCGTCTATCGGCCGCTCGGCAACGGCGCCACGAATGAGTCCAATTATGGGCAAACACTCAAAGctttacaacagcaacaacaacagcacctgcagcagcaacatcaacagcaacaatcaCCACATTTGAACAACATGTCGGTTCCGCCGGGCAACTCTGTACttatgagcaacaacaaaaacgaacaGCACCTATTGCATTCACCACTGGCTGGCACCGCTGCCGCCAATGCCGCGACCACACCGCAAGAATTGCAACAAGCTGCCGCTGCTTACATAGCCGCCACATATAAGGCTGCTGCAGCAGCGGCCAATTCAGCTGGCAATGGTTCAGCGGCAGCAGCCGTGGCTGCAGCAGCTGCGCTCGGCCTCAGCAGCGAGGATTTGTTGTTGCACCAACAATTGCAGCAAaatgatcaaattgaaataaCGCGCTTGCCGCCAGGTGTTGGCAACTCAGCTGCCGGGCAGTCATCGCAATCGTCGCAGGCACAACagccgcagcaacaacaacaacagcaattgaaTTCCAAATGCAAGCAGCAAAAATGTCCAATGTGTCCTTACATCTCGGAGAGTAAGTCGCAAATGAATTATCACATCTCGTTGCATAAGCCGACGCAGTACGAGTGTTCGTTGTGCACCTTCGTCTGCGCCAAGAAACAACATTTGAGCAGCCACATGCGCACCGTACATCAACAACACAATTTGGGCGCGTCCAATCAAATGAGCAACAGCATAAGCGCCGCCATCAATTCCATGGACTTCAGCATGGCCCTTCAACTAGCGGCCGTCGCACAGGCGCAACAG GACCCCTCATCATTGAACTCGCCTCTAGCTATAGATCTTACAGCTTTGAAGCAGAAAATTTCTGCCgttcaacagcaacaacaacagcaacgccaATCCCAGCAAGCAGCTGCACTAAacacccaacaacaacaacacctccATATAAATGCACAATCTGCTGCCGAAAACCAAATTAAGTGCATCCTTTACTGCCCCAAATGTCCTGCGCGCTACATGCAAAAATACACTGACACCTCGAATGCCAAAGCGGAATTGGAGGATCACCTGAAGTACCACAGCGGCAGCGATACAATGACACGAATGGGCAACAGCAAGCAAACCGCCGCACCCGCCTTCAAATGTGAATTCTGCGATTATGCCGCCGCACACGAAGCCTATATACAGAAGCACCGTTATGTGCACACACAAAACTATCAGGAAAAGTATGCCGAACTGTACAAGCAAGTGCACGAGGATGCCGAATATGCGCCGCCAAAACTTATGCAAATCACCCTAGCCAAGAGCTTGCAACAAGCGCCCGAAACCATCTGGATTGTCGACAATGACTTGAATGAGCAATGCAAggaacaccaacaacaacatgccaGCATATCCTCCTCATCCGTCGCGCCAGCCACAATGAGCACATTAGCTGCGACAACAATGACAGCAACAGCGCATTTCGATACCGCCAATTCGCTGCTGAAGAAACAGTTGGAGTCTGGCATGGGCGGTAGCAGTGGTGGGGGTGGTAGTACCGCATTACGCCACACACCTTCACCGACGCACACGCCAAAAGAGCTGAACACAGCCGATGCGGATGATTCATCGAACATGCCATCGACCAGCGCCTCGGTGGCCACCAGCGATTTGGCAGTGGATGGCGGCAGCGATTTCACCTCGAGCATTGCATCGCCGGCGCCAATGGAAAAGTGTCTCTACTGTCCCTACGAGACGAAGCATACCACGCTCTACAAGGCGCACCTGCAACATCACATCTGCATTAGCAATCAGAAGGAGGCTTTCACCTGCGAACATTGCGACTACACGGATGCCAAACAAGAACACATTGAAGAGCACACACGCGTGCACTTCAATGCGGTGGAAAAACTGAAATCTGTCGCCTTTTTCACCTCCTACGACAACTTGGAGTTGAGTGTGGAACAAGAGGGCGGCGCAGATGAGAGTGCGACAGCGGCAACAACGTCGACCGAGCAAGAATTAGAGAGTCAGAATGAGCGGCAAGCAGAAACCTCAAAGGCGACGAGCAGCTCCTGCGAAGCGCAGGACAACCTACAAAATGAAAACGTCGCTGATGTTTCGGCAATGCTGCTATTAAATATCAAACaagaacacaacaacaataatgaagaGCATGTCATCAATGAAAATGTGCTGAAAGAGCAGCAATTGTCGGCGGCAAGTGCGCCAAAAggtggcagcagcagcactAGCGGTATCAAAATAAAGCTGGACAGCGATGACAAGGCAATggagaaaacaacaacaacagtggcgGAGAACATGAAAAAGCCTTGCAACAAAATTATACTCTACAAAAATGATGGCTGCCTGAGCATAAAGCGCGAAGGCGcctgcaacagcagcaacaacaacaacaatgctagcGCCAATTGTGAGAATATCAGTGATCGTTTGCGTCGCCGCATATCGcgtaacaatagcaacaatgcCAATCATTTAAATGGCAATacgaataataacaacaacaacaatattagtgATGAACAAACCGTTGCTGCTGCTGGCTGTGGCAGCGGCGCACAGCCGCCAAGCCATAAAACCATATTAGTAAATGCCAAAACAGGTCAGGTTATTAGTCGGAATTAA